The Macadamia integrifolia cultivar HAES 741 unplaced genomic scaffold, SCU_Mint_v3 scaffold2376, whole genome shotgun sequence DNA window ATGAACTATGAAGTGACAAGGTCTTGAGATGTCTGGAACATAAACAAACCACCAAATAAATTGAAATcagtaataaaagaaaaaaaaaaaaaaaaaatggcatatcATAGTTCATACGATACGATAACAGGATAGACACTTAACCAAATTGAATGAAACAAAATAGAGATGATAATAGGAACATATTGGTGCACCATCAGGTCCTCCTAGCCGTCGGATGTCTTGTTGTGCATCCCAGTGGATGGAGAGGATCCTTTTCCCCTTTAGGATTGTTTCTTAATATATTTTGTGTATACGTAAAGTGTTCGATACTTAGATTTCCCATGTCACTTGAGCTTTTTGACGATCTCCATGATTCTTAAATATTCAATTCTCTTGCTTTGGAGATGATCTATTGAAGTCATCGCTCTATGATACACTGAACTTACTtgggcaccatttgataatgtttcggccgtttctgtgtcaagaaacggcagaaacataaacttccgtttctaggaacagaaacGGTTTTataggtgtttgataaaccttgtttctgaaaacatCGTTCCCTGCCCTCACGACAGGTCTCTTTGCTACCTGGGCGGTGAGACCCATATCATGCCTTGTAGATCTCTCTGCCTGGCTCTCTTGTATGGAGGCTCTTTCACCCTCAAGTACCAACTCCCCAACGAAGACCCCGACTCCCTCATCTCCGTCACCACCGACGAAGATCTCGAGAACATGATCGAAGAGTACGATCGCACCACCACTTCCTCCTTGAAGCCCTCTCGCCTCCGTGTCTTCCTCTTTCCTACCAAGCCCGAAACAGCCACCTCGGTTGGCTGTCTCCTCAGCAATTCCAAGTCGGAAAACTGGTTCTTGGATGCCCTCAACGGTGCTGGAATCTTGCCCAGAGGGATCTCTGCTGACGTTGCTTCTGTTAATGGCTTGCTAGGTCTAAACGATGCCATCCATGTCCACCCTTCTGCTGATGGGGAACCTCAACCTGATTCCGTGGGTGGCAATATAAAGCAGGTTAATAAATCTGGGCAAGATGTTCAACCGTTGTCGGATTCTCCAATGATGGAAACCAATTCCTCTTTTGGTTCAACATCTTCTTCGCCTTCTATGTCTAATTTGCCTCAGATTCGGGTTCATGTTGAGGATGGTGGTCTCTTTCATGATCAGAAAGTTGGGCTAGAGGAGCATTTCTCGCACCTGAGCGACACTGCTCCGTAGAAGCAAGAGGAGGGCTTTGTTTCACTATCTTCTCCTCCATCTGTTCTGACCAGTACTGTCACAACTGCAGCAATGGCGTCAGCTGGTGCCGTTAACCCTACTACTGTTGCTAGTGAAAACTCCGGCAAGACTTACTCGGACAATGAGCGATCAGACCATGGGGCCCCTATTGGTTCCACAAGTCTATAtccagaaacgacgaaacaagttctacttgttccGTCATTGAACTTGTTTCTTCGTTTCTGTTTCTCGAACCATAAATCAATGTAAATCCTTATTTATGTTTCTGAAATAAGCAGAAATagaacaggtttatcaaacgctttttgttccgtttctgtcatttcttgtcacagaaatggcaaaaatgcgtttcttgaaacgttatcaaatgggcccttggTTTGTGGATGCGCTAGGAATTCATCATCTGGGTACACTGATAATATGTACATGTTATACTCCTTTTTTTGCTAAGAGTACATGTTATACTCCAACTTTGTCATAACTCAACACATTTGTTAGTAATAATCTGGGCCTTGTGGAATGAATCAGATCTGGCGTTGGTAGTTAATTCGGTGCAAAAGTCTGATATAACATGGTTTGCTGTTCAGAGGTGGCTGTACTTGCAGCCTTATCTTATGTTCATTACGTGGAAGATAATCCACTATTATAAGGAGGCAAACCCCACGCAGATTTGTTAGCTGAAGATGCAGCAAAAATGGCTGTCTCAGGTTCTTCTTGCGGCTTCCCTTGTCATGTATGAGAGGCAATTGCAACTGACACAACTGGAAGATCACGTTTCCTATTCAGATACGAACAGATTTGCTCCCTACCGAAGGTGGGGTGCCAATTCTGCTTCCTGGTTAGTTCTTATTTCTTTAGAATTTTTTCTCTCGTTTGGTTCTCTGTTTTGCTTCATTTTAGGCTGCGTTCGGTAATCATCAAAAAAGTGTTTTTGACATCTTTTTGTTTTACGAAACcagaaaacagaatcttctgtttaGTGTCCACggttcattttttcattttttcaatgaaccggataaaagaaaaatggaaaaagaggaaagattgAAACATGGTTTACATTTAAGAAACGTTCTATTGGAAAAAAATTCATGTCCCCAATACCAGACCTTCTCTATCTCCTTGAAACTCTGAAGATTTGGAATGGTGACGAATCCGTGAAGAACGCTGTCTCGGTCCCTGCTCTTCCACAACACTCCCTCATTCCTGTATTGGTGATATTGGACTTAGAAACCCTTTCCTTGAAGAAACCTATTTGAttccctccctctccctctccctcatCCATGTCTTAGTGAAACCGTTTTGAAACAGGTTTACCAAACACAATTTTTTAGGCAAAAACGGCTTTTTaaacacaaaaatgaaaatttctggTTTTGACACAAAACATTACAAAACGCGCCCTAGTTATTTGGTTTTAATATTATGATCCTttcagaaaataataataataataataataattaccaaaatacaATTCAATATGCAACATGTGATCATCATATAAATTCACATATTTTACCCTCAAACATAACAATAATTTAATGCAATAGATTTCACGGTGTTGCAATTCCATGAAAagtttatggtgttacttatTTGCGCCACAGATGATATGGAAAATTTGACTATTGGATATCTAAGGATCGTCCTGAACaagaaaaatttcagattttgtaATTGAATGCCAATCATATAACCCATGTAGGGGTAAAACAGGGTCggattttttaaaaccccaacccaaccctaagtctCTTAAATTCatcccaggcccaacccaaccctaggctggGTAACTCAGCCCAGGACCAACCCTACCGGGTTCATACCGATCCCACttggccctaattgaccttgattgggTCAAGTTGATCCTAATTAGCACCCATTTTTGTTAGGGGTTTGGGTTTCAAAAAGACTTTATATATTAAGTAAGGGAAACAAtataagacattttttttttttttttttgttaatctaACACATATAAGCACAATAAGGCTGTATTTGGTTgtcatccaaaaaaatgttttcGGCATTTTTCATTTACGAGAACAagaaaacggaatcttctgtttggtgtcCACAGTAcgttttttttaaatgaactgTGTAAAAAAAAAGCCAGAAACGAGAAATATGTTTCCATGTTCCAACATTTTAGTTTCATTCATAAACAGaattttgaaatagaaacggaaaattctggttttggcACGAAACATTGTTTCTAGAACAGAATGACTGCCAAATGCAACCTAAGTCAATAACATATTATTTAAATCATTAAATCACATTATATAAATCAAGGTTAAAATCAAGGTCGTATTGGGCCAGGGCGGGCCTAGGCCTAAACCCAAGCCGGACCCAACCTTGACCTAGGGCCAATGTTTTATAATCCTATCCCGTCCTCAAGGTCAGAAATCTTGGCTCAAGCCTTTAGTTACAAGCGTCAAGACTAAACTTATTGAGGTTCTTGCTTCAGGATGGATTAAGGCAGGTTCAGAGCGTCAGGACTAAAATTATACCCCTAGCCTTATGTATTGAGATTCTCGCTTCCATAATCTCATGTATGTTCATGCACCCCCTCAGTAATCTATGCCTTTTTATTAGTATCAAACGTTTCAGTGTCTTTGTTTTGCCACCTAGCGTACTGAGTTTGGGTTGAAACCCATGTGAGCATGGAATGTTGGGTTCTATGTCTCTACGAAATTGGTGCCCAATCCAACCTATCGCATAGTAGATATTGGTAATCAACATGAGGGATGGTAGGGCTTTACTTATGCACCAATTGCTCATCTATCCATGCTGCTACCAGCTCCCAAAAAAAGTTTACAGGATGGCTGTGTGGTGGGGATTTTGAACTGATGGGATCGGCTTGCTTCCTATATGTAAAATCCAGTCATGCTATCTAGGAAAATAGATAGGTAAATGGTTAGCTTCCTTATCTTTATTCTCCCATTTCATTGtaggataaaaaataaatccttaCCCTTACCCTTACCCTTACCCTTACCCTTACCCTATATAGGATCGACTAAGGTAGGAAACAAGAAAATGGGTACCCATAGCCAGCCCTACATGAAGAAAAAGGTGCTGGAAAACCCTAACCCATCAAATATGAGTGACATGTGACAAACATATACAACAACCCCACTCATCTAAACTTTAAAAACTTGAGAATCTCCCAACTCTATTTATCCATCCCTCATTTGTTTATTCATTTAGGTCAAAGATGCCATTCCCTTCGCTATGAAGTCTTAAGTAAAAGATCTTACCTGGAACTATTGTTTCTTACCTTTTCTTGGTTGTTCTCCAATTTTCCTGGAAATGTGGATCAGGTTTTTTTACAAGAATCCATACAGGCTGATTTATACAGATGAAATTTACCACAGAGTTGATTGTTATGTAAATTCCATCTGTGCAGATCAGCCCCATACAAGAATGATTTTCGTACAAGGACTTGATCTTTTCTCGGCCACAAATTTAAAGctacttcttcctctctttaCCCCGGTTTTGATGGCAATAAATAATCAAACACAGCCATGCAATTTGGTTACAAGTTTGAATCCCATATTTAGATAAAACACCCACTATATATACAGTCTTACCTACATCATTCCTCTTCATCACTGTATAATCCCATCCAGTAATAGAGAAGATGGATCCCAAATGCTCCATCTTCTCtttactcttcctttcttccttccttctcttctcccatGCAAATGCCTTCAACATCTCAAAGATGCTTGACCAATTCCCAAATTTCAAAAACTTCAACAGTCTTCTACATCAAGCCCATCTTGTGAGAGAGATTAACAGTCGCCAAACCATCACTGTTCTTGCCGTTGATGATGGTGCAATCTCAGGAATAATGGGTAAACCGGCTGATGTGTTGAAGAGGATCATGAGCCTTCATGTTGTTCTTGACTACTATGATCCTAAGAAGCTTCACAAGCTTTCAAAGAAGACAGCCCTTCTCACCACCTTATTCCAATCCTCAGGTCAAGCCATTGGTAGGCTTGGATTCTTGAATGTTACTATCCAGCCAGACGGCCACATCGCTTTCGGCTCCGCCATAAGGGGTGCATCTATTGATTCTATGTTTATCCAATCAGTAGCTTCTCAGCCTTACAACATTTCAGTGTTGCAGATCGGAGCACCTATTGATCCTCCCAGTATTGAGACCTTAGTGCTTCCTAATAAAACAGCTATTGCACCTTCCCATGCTCCTGCCCATGCACCGAAGGGAGCAAAGTCGAAAGGCCCATCTAAGGCCCCGATTTCATCCCCTGTAGAGGCTCCTGCACCATCTGATGCTTCAGCTGATGAACCATCTGCTGATACTCCCACCAGTGATTCTCCTGCTGATGCTCCAGCTGATTCTCCGGCTGATGCACCAGGACCCAGTGATGCTCCGGCGGGGTCTCCACCGGCACCAGTCGCCGACGTGCCGACTGTTGATGCTCCGGCTCCGACCAAATCTGGAGCTGAAGGAAGTAGTGTTGGGTCTTTTGTGGCTTTCATTGTGGTAGGTGTCGCCTCTTGGTTTGTTATGTGatttttgagggtttgaagatAGGAGAATGAACACCCAACTatgattcatttttttatttcctttttctttttcttttttttttttttttaaagaaaaagaagaaaataggagaataaAGAGATGGTTTAAAGTGATTAGAAGGGATGGGTGAGAGGGATACAGATCGAGATTGTATGTTGATCTTGAAATGTAAGCTTGGAATTTTCCACTCTTTCTAAGCAAATAATATTCAAAGTTTACATGAATAAATGAGTGGAATATAATATAGTGtgttattattcttttaaaaTTCTGTATTGACCTATGGGTTAATAGAACAATGAAattttaagggtgtcaatttggaatcaaaatcgaTACCAACCGTTTAAGATTGTATCAATTTGAATCGAATAAGAATCagtatggattttttttttttttttttggtttggtatttttttggcaaaagatcatgtatattaaaaaagaaaaataaaattatagaatGTACAAACTGACCATTCCAGACACAAATAACAATCTCAAACCTTAGTTCCACCTCCCACCtttgacattgccatcagcaggaaaagAAATTAGGGAGCAAAGCAAATCAACAAATTTACTAGTAAAATCTGAATCACGATCTTCTCATcgtatcatcagcaaaaaattGAAGCACTACCGACGGCAATTCTATTTGATTTACCAAATCAGTATAGGGTATTGAAGAACTGAATCCGtatgggtttttatttttcccgGTCTGGTATGGCTTTGGTACGAATAAAATGGATCTTATTCGATACAATTTGGTTTTTGTATCTGAGGAAAATTGCTCATTACCAAGTGAATCGAACCAAATTACCTATTCCCAATCGAATCAAGTATACACATATATagcaattatatatatatatatatatagtccaaCTTGTTCAATCTGTAATTATAGGAATGCCAATTCACATTATGGCAGTTTACTGGTGGCCCTCTTCCATGGTTTCTCTGCTAGAgaaatggatgaggaattttatttggactggTGATGTGGATACTTTAAAGGCAATCATAGTCAAATGGGACAAAGTCTATAAACCAAAAGAGGAAGGCGGTCTAGGCATTAGACGTCTGCGTGATGTTAATTTGGCCCTTCTTGCTAAGCAATCATGGAACATTAAGCATGGATCATCCAGAATGAGTGATTTTCTTAAAGCTCGTCATCTTGGAGTAGGTAGGGTTCCGAAGAAATTAAACAAGTCTTCTTCGATTTGGCCTGGTCTTAGAAGAACGTGGGACTTTATTTTAAGCAATGAGAGATGCTTGTTGGAAATGGGTCCAGCATACATTTTTGGACAGACAAATGGCTTGGTGATTTGTCTATTAAGGAGCAGTTGAACCCTGAGGAAagttttttttctgattttaatCTCAAAGTGGCTGTTGTCATATCAAACTTCAGTTTTCCTCTTGTCTCATCTTTATTCATGCAAAATGTCTTCACAACTGCAGAGAGTATTAATCTCCCTCAATGTGAGGTGGAAGATAGATGTATGTGGAGTTGCACGTCTTCTGGTGTGTTCTCTTCAGCCTCTGCTTGGAATGAAATTCGTCGCCGTAATCCAAAAGTTCATTGgtactctttaatttggaaaGCTCATCTTCAGCCACGGCAAGCTCTGTTTGGGTGGCGTGTGGTGAATGGAAAACTCCCTACAGATGATTTAATCAAGTTAAAGGGAGTTTTTCTTCCTTCCCAGTGCTCCTTATCCCAATCTGCTAAGGAaagtatttttcatattttccttcaatgtAGTTTCAGTATGGAAATATGGAAGAATTTTTTGAAGTGTTTTGGTGTGTCTTGGAACTCCCATGCTTCTGTTCTTGATCTTGCTatttggtggaaaagaaagcaAAGAGGTTTGGCTGCTAAAGAGCCTTGGCTGGCTGGTTTTGTCTTAATTTTAGACAACATTTGGAAAGAGAGGAATGACAAGCGCTATGAACAAAGAATGAGATCTCCTTCTCTGGTCTTTAAATTAGTAAAAAGTGACCTCCAAGAGGTAGATATAAATTTGTCAAGGTTAGcgatttagttttaatttttgagGCTAAGTgttctctactgatggcaatgccgaaggtggagaatGCTTGGCTGGGTTTTTGTGTAATggcttgattcttttgattaaaTTTTCTGAATCTTTAtcgaaaatatatatatatatatattttatgtgaCATGTGGTTCATGAAACCCTATAAAAAACGTATCAAAATCTTACTAAGtcgaataaaaaattatttataaaatcgAATAAAAATCATatcgaaactgaaccaaatcaGTACGATTTTGATATTCAAAATGCATTCAAGTTCTCAGTAGGGTGCAGTTTTGATTTGTCTTTTTTgtctgaaatcaaatcaaattgataTGGTTTCGGCATTGAAAATGCAATTTGAGTTCTTGATATGGTACGATTTTGATTTCTCCTTCTTGCCTCTTGCACCAAACTGAAATTGTACCAATTGACTCCCTTACCATGGATGCAATGCATTGTTAAGAAACCAGATCAAATGATAAACCGGCTAAATGTGGCAACAATTTTATCGGTTGAACCATTGATGTTCACCAAAAACCAGGAATCTAACCAGTGTTGGGAATAGTCAAGGCAGTTGATTCGGTCCAGGTCAATCTTACCAAAATGGGAAACGGTTTAGACTCTTGATTTGGTTACGATTTAATTCCCCttaccccccaccccccaccctcaaagaaaaataaaatataatactaTTTAATTTAGAGTTTCACCAGCTGGTCCAGGTTAATTTTTAGGGTATGATTTAGAATCCTCAATAAAATTAAAGGTAGGTGTTATTGATGTGACTGGGCTGGGCTCTAGTGGGATAATCCTGCACTAGAGCACTAAACCCACCGCAGTAGAACATCACAGGCCTAAGGTTGGCCCATGCAAGTTGTGAATGTTATTTGAGAATAAAACAGAGGTTTGTGCTTGTATGACACAAAAATAGGTATTTTAAATAtggaaaaatcttgttttaataaaaattgGTGATAAAAATTTGTAACCTTACTATATTAACTTTTTATTATAACACAAATCTTTTAGCGAGAGTAAAATTTTTGTCGGCCATTTCGCATGTATACTTTAAAAATATGCAAGATAATGATAGCTCTTGAGAATGATATAATGATTACTtgctttcaaattattttgtaaACTCTTTCTATTCTTAACTTATGAAAGTTTTGGGACTAGGAAAAATGACAATGGAAAGAATGCTACAATTTCTCAATTTACCACTATGGTTATAACAAGATGCATCCTTTATATATTGATAAACTGACCACAAAACCTAAATATAAAGAGAATTgaaccctatatatatatatatatatcagaaaTTTACTCTGAATAGATCTTGTGTACCATTCAATTATGAAACTGATTCAatatatggtgcgtcaaaagatacctaaaaaaaaaaaaagaataaaataaaaggccaAAGCACATGTCCCCTATTTATCCAACAATTGCAATAGTAAAGTTAGCCCTATAAATGCGAGTTTGTCGAAAATggagcaagaagaaaaaataaaaaaatagcatataTAGACTAGATGGTGAGTCTTGTCATTGAGATGCACaatcaaatttgacatgtaaccAATCCGAAGGATTGATGTCTGACCTCTGACCTATTCAatgtcaattttttattttatttttatttttaacaaacAAACTAACTAAttttattcaataaaagaaGGAAGGGGGGGCGAATCCCCAATTGGGGGAAAACAATAGGGCTAATATGCATATAAAGGGGGTTAGGCAAAATTTCGGTGTCAATTGATTGATTGACAAAGTCATCCCCTAATTTGATATATTTCAATGCACCATATACAACATAGAAATATGTCTTTCTGAGGGATCCATACCTATAAATCCTTTTGCCTTGGTAAATCATGAGAATTGGTTATAGTATTTTGCATTTAAgggtttaccttttttttttttggtgatgaaaatatatttttatgggaaaaagctTTATGTGGGGGGGGTGTGAACCCTCGCCCAGACTTGTGGATGCTCCCTTGTACACTTCCATTGGCTCTCACTCAAATGTAGGAGCCACACTACCCCATCCCCCCATAGTAAA harbors:
- the LOC122066404 gene encoding fasciclin-like arabinogalactan protein 14, with product MDPKCSIFSLLFLSSFLLFSHANAFNISKMLDQFPNFKNFNSLLHQAHLVREINSRQTITVLAVDDGAISGIMGKPADVLKRIMSLHVVLDYYDPKKLHKLSKKTALLTTLFQSSGQAIGRLGFLNVTIQPDGHIAFGSAIRGASIDSMFIQSVASQPYNISVLQIGAPIDPPSIETLVLPNKTAIAPSHAPAHAPKGAKSKGPSKAPISSPVEAPAPSDASADEPSADTPTSDSPADAPADSPADAPGPSDAPAGSPPAPVADVPTVDAPAPTKSGAEGSSVGSFVAFIVVGVASWFVM
- the LOC122066407 gene encoding uncharacterized protein LOC122066407, yielding MAVYWWPSSMVSLLEKWMRNFIWTGDVDTLKAIIVKWDKVYKPKEEGGLGIRRLRDVNLALLAKQSWNIKHGSSRMSDFLKARHLGVDKWLGDLSIKEQLNPEESFFSDFNLKVAVVISNFSFPLVSSLFMQNVFTTAESINLPQCEVEDRCMWSCTSSGVFSSASAWNEIRRRNPKVHWYSLIWKAHLQPRQALFGWRVVNGKLPTDDLIKLKGVFLPSQCSLSQSAKESIFHIFLQCSFSMEIWKNFLKCFGVSWNSHASVLDLAIWWKRKQRGLAAKEPWLAGFVLILDNIWKERNDKRYEQRMRSPSLVFKLVKSDLQEVDINLSRLAI